In Sphingobacterium sp. PCS056, the following proteins share a genomic window:
- a CDS encoding deoxyribodipyrimidine photo-lyase has translation MEKRAALIWFRNDLRLHDNEVFLEASSKSTFIIPVFCFDPRYYAKNQYDFLNTNVIRAAFQLETVKALKEKLQSLGSDLITFVGYPEDIIPRIAQKYEVDEVYHHREVAHRETTISEKVEEELWKSRINLKHIIGHTLYHKEDLPFPIRDIPNSFATFKKKIERESFVRNTADYPTNFMTAPHLEKTALPTLEELGYSSEEIVLVSNKLIEGGEDLGLETMQMILDDPRGSEHDYTLLSPFIALGSLSPIKLYHEIKKRENGKKSKRFDKIIDMLLWRDYFRFMLKKYPNVFFKEKGFKKEQIMSKNDQLLFDKWRFGETENEFVNQSMQLLQKTGYLPYFARIIVSSYLVQEYNINWLKGAYWFEQNIFDYSPATNYGNWSHIAGVGTSEKDNMPIDWLKLINTHYPKGIQVPEDYLGQIN, from the coding sequence ATGGAAAAAAGGGCTGCGTTGATTTGGTTTAGAAATGATTTAAGGCTTCATGACAATGAAGTATTCTTAGAAGCATCCTCAAAAAGTACCTTTATCATACCTGTATTTTGTTTCGACCCTAGATATTACGCTAAAAATCAATATGATTTTCTAAATACCAATGTAATAAGAGCTGCTTTTCAGTTAGAAACAGTAAAAGCACTGAAAGAAAAATTACAATCTCTTGGTAGTGATTTAATCACTTTTGTCGGATATCCAGAAGATATCATACCGCGTATTGCTCAAAAATATGAAGTAGATGAAGTGTATCATCATCGTGAGGTTGCTCATAGAGAAACGACAATTTCTGAAAAAGTTGAGGAAGAACTCTGGAAAAGTAGAATTAATTTAAAACATATTATTGGTCATACATTATATCACAAAGAGGATCTACCTTTTCCGATCCGTGATATTCCAAATTCTTTTGCAACATTCAAAAAGAAAATAGAACGTGAAAGTTTTGTGCGAAATACCGCAGACTATCCAACTAATTTCATGACTGCTCCACATCTAGAAAAAACAGCCCTTCCCACTTTAGAAGAATTAGGCTATAGCTCTGAGGAAATTGTTCTTGTCAGTAATAAATTAATCGAAGGTGGAGAAGATTTAGGTCTGGAGACGATGCAAATGATATTAGATGATCCACGAGGTTCAGAACATGATTACACATTGTTATCACCTTTTATAGCTTTAGGATCATTATCGCCAATTAAATTATACCATGAAATCAAAAAAAGAGAAAATGGCAAGAAAAGCAAGCGTTTTGATAAAATCATAGATATGTTGCTCTGGAGAGATTATTTTAGATTCATGCTAAAAAAATATCCAAATGTATTCTTTAAAGAAAAAGGATTTAAGAAAGAGCAGATTATGAGTAAGAACGATCAATTGCTTTTTGACAAATGGCGATTTGGAGAAACAGAAAATGAATTTGTTAACCAAAGCATGCAACTACTTCAAAAAACAGGATATTTACCTTACTTCGCCCGAATTATTGTTTCTAGCTATTTGGTACAAGAATACAATATCAATTGGTTGAAGGGCGCGTATTGGTTTGAACAAAATATATTTGATTATTCGCCAGCCACTAATTACGGCAACTGGTCACATATAGCAGGCGTAGGCACAAGCGAGAAAGATAATATGCCGATAGATTGGCTAAAACTCATTAACACGCATTACCCAAAAGGCATTCAAGTTCCAGAAGATTATTTAGGACAAATAAATTAA
- a CDS encoding 2-oxoglutarate dehydrogenase E1 component, giving the protein MDKLTYLSNADSSYIDGLYQAYKQDPESVDFGWQKFFEGFDFGQNAGESVGVSADATPDHVLKEINVLNMINGYRDRGHLFTQTNPVRERRKYYPGKELETFGLSEADMDTIFNAGVEVGLGPAKLKDIRQLIEDTYCRSIGAEFKYIRNPEKIKWLQDRMEADRNKPTYSLDIKKRILDKLNHAVAFESFLGTKFLGQKRFSLEGAESLIPALDAVIEKGSELGIQEFVIGMAHRGRLNVLTNIMGKPYKTVFSEFEGKTYAEDPEVNFGGDVKYHLGYSTDVKTDDGKTIHLSLAPNPSHLETVDPIVEGLVRSKIDMKYEGDSSKIAPIAIHGDAAIAGQGVVYEVTQMSKLDGYKTGGTIHIVINNQIGFTTNYKDARSGTYCTDVAKITSSPVFHVNGDDAEALVYAIKLAVEYRQKYKTDVFIDLLCYRRFGHNEADEPKFTQPLLYKLIEKHPNPKEVYAKKLIDEGSIDESYSKKIEKEFKAVLQEKLEESKEVVNLTEETPMFSGAWKGLRPAKKGESFAPVKTHVSDETFLQLAKEITTLPTDKTFFRKISRLFEDRAKMIEKDSYDWAMGELMAYATLLNEGSRVRISGQDVQRGTFSHRHAVLTLENSEETYTPLANITGGDKFSIYNSLLSEYAVLGFEYGYASANPHALTIWEAQFGDFYNGAQIIVDQYLSSAETKWKRSNGLVMLLPHGMEGQGPEHSSARIERFLELCANENLILANCTTPANYFHLLRRQQVREFRKPLVAFTPKSLLRHPKVVSPLKDFTSNTFQEVIDDTNVNAKDVKRVLFCSGKVYYDLLEKQEVDKRKDIAIVRLEQLFPIPEEQLKAIRKKYNKATQFVWVQEENENMGAWSYYCRKLMNTEIAFTGFVARKESGSTATGYMKQHVAQQAEILNKSFE; this is encoded by the coding sequence ATGGACAAACTTACATATTTGAGTAACGCCGATTCGAGCTATATCGACGGGTTATATCAAGCGTACAAACAAGATCCAGAATCCGTAGATTTTGGCTGGCAAAAATTTTTCGAAGGTTTTGACTTTGGTCAAAACGCAGGTGAAAGTGTTGGTGTTTCAGCAGATGCAACACCAGATCATGTTTTAAAGGAAATAAATGTATTGAACATGATTAATGGCTACAGAGATCGTGGTCATTTATTTACACAAACAAATCCGGTACGTGAGCGTCGCAAATATTACCCTGGAAAAGAATTAGAAACATTTGGTCTTTCTGAAGCAGACATGGACACCATTTTTAATGCTGGTGTTGAAGTTGGCCTAGGTCCAGCCAAATTGAAAGATATCAGACAACTCATCGAGGACACTTACTGTCGTTCGATTGGTGCAGAATTCAAATACATCCGTAACCCTGAAAAAATTAAGTGGTTACAAGATCGTATGGAAGCTGACCGCAACAAACCAACGTATTCTTTAGACATCAAAAAAAGAATCTTAGATAAATTAAATCATGCAGTTGCTTTTGAGAGTTTCTTAGGAACAAAGTTCTTAGGTCAAAAACGTTTCTCATTAGAAGGTGCAGAAAGTTTAATTCCTGCTTTAGATGCCGTTATTGAAAAAGGTTCAGAATTAGGTATCCAAGAATTTGTTATTGGAATGGCCCATCGCGGTCGTTTAAATGTTTTGACGAATATCATGGGTAAACCTTACAAAACTGTTTTCTCAGAATTTGAAGGTAAAACTTATGCTGAAGATCCCGAAGTAAACTTTGGTGGTGATGTTAAATATCACTTAGGTTATTCGACAGATGTTAAAACCGATGATGGTAAAACAATACACTTAAGTTTAGCACCCAATCCGTCACACTTGGAAACAGTAGATCCGATTGTTGAAGGTTTGGTCCGTTCAAAGATTGACATGAAGTATGAGGGAGATTCTTCAAAAATCGCTCCTATTGCTATTCATGGTGATGCTGCTATTGCAGGACAAGGTGTGGTGTACGAAGTAACACAAATGTCTAAATTAGATGGTTACAAAACTGGTGGTACTATTCATATTGTTATCAACAACCAAATTGGTTTTACAACAAACTATAAAGACGCAAGATCAGGAACTTACTGTACTGATGTAGCAAAAATAACTTCTTCTCCTGTATTTCACGTAAATGGTGATGATGCTGAAGCATTAGTATATGCAATTAAATTAGCGGTAGAATATCGTCAAAAATACAAAACTGACGTTTTCATTGACTTGCTATGTTACAGAAGATTTGGTCATAATGAGGCTGATGAACCGAAGTTCACACAACCATTATTATATAAACTCATCGAAAAGCATCCTAATCCAAAAGAGGTTTATGCTAAAAAATTAATTGATGAGGGAAGCATAGACGAATCTTACTCTAAAAAAATTGAGAAAGAATTCAAAGCTGTTTTACAAGAAAAACTAGAGGAATCTAAGGAAGTTGTTAACTTAACAGAAGAAACTCCAATGTTCTCAGGCGCTTGGAAAGGTTTACGTCCTGCTAAAAAAGGAGAATCTTTTGCACCTGTCAAAACTCATGTTTCTGATGAGACATTTTTGCAATTGGCGAAAGAGATTACAACACTTCCAACTGATAAAACGTTCTTCCGTAAAATTTCACGCTTGTTCGAAGATCGTGCTAAGATGATTGAAAAAGATTCTTACGATTGGGCAATGGGTGAATTAATGGCTTACGCTACATTATTAAATGAAGGAAGTCGTGTTCGTATTTCTGGTCAAGACGTGCAACGTGGTACATTCTCCCACAGACATGCAGTATTGACATTGGAAAACTCGGAAGAGACTTATACACCTTTGGCAAATATCACTGGTGGAGACAAATTCTCAATCTACAACTCTCTTCTTTCTGAATATGCAGTATTAGGTTTTGAATATGGTTATGCTTCTGCTAATCCGCATGCATTAACAATATGGGAAGCTCAATTTGGAGATTTCTATAATGGTGCACAGATCATCGTGGATCAATATTTATCATCTGCTGAAACCAAATGGAAGCGTTCAAATGGGTTAGTGATGTTATTACCTCACGGTATGGAAGGACAAGGCCCAGAGCACTCTTCTGCTCGTATCGAAAGATTCTTAGAGCTTTGTGCTAATGAAAACTTAATCCTAGCAAATTGTACTACACCAGCTAACTACTTTCACTTATTACGTCGTCAACAAGTTCGCGAATTCCGTAAACCATTAGTAGCATTTACACCAAAATCTTTATTACGTCACCCTAAAGTAGTATCACCATTAAAAGATTTTACTTCAAATACATTCCAAGAAGTAATTGATGATACTAATGTAAACGCAAAAGATGTAAAACGAGTATTGTTCTGTTCTGGTAAAGTATATTATGATTTATTAGAGAAACAAGAAGTTGACAAACGTAAGGATATTGCCATTGTGAGATTGGAACAACTATTCCCTATTCCTGAGGAACAATTGAAGGCAATTCGCAAAAAATATAATAAAGCAACTCAATTTGTGTGGGTTCAGGAAGAAAACGAAAATATGGGAGCTTGGTCTTACTATTGTCGTAAACTAATGAATACCGAAATTGCTTTCACTGGTTTTGTTGCACGTAAAGAAAGTGGAAGTACAGCAACAGGCTACATGAAACAACACGTAGCACAACAAGCTGAAATTTTAAATAAATCATTCGAATAA
- the odhB gene encoding 2-oxoglutarate dehydrogenase complex dihydrolipoyllysine-residue succinyltransferase, with translation MSLEIKVPTVGESITEVTLSQWLKQDGDYVEMDENIAELESDKATFELPAEKAGILRIIAQEGDTLEIGAVVCTIEEGGAPTGDAKPAAAAEEKASAPAATANVADENPDSYAAGTASPAAAKILREKGIDPATIKGTGKEGRITKEDAEKAQVAPKAVAPAKEAPKAAAPVAVAGSRNERREKMTSLRKTIAKRLVSVKNETAMLTTFNEVNMQPIMDLRAKYKDTFKEKHGVGLGFMSFFTKAVTTALKEWPAVNARIEENELVYSDFADISIAVSAPKGLVVPVLRNAESMSLHEIEKGIGALAVKARDNKLTIDEMTGGTFTITNGGVFGSMMSTPIINAPQSAILGMHNIIQRPVAENGQVVIRPMMYIALSYDHRVIDGRESVSFLVRVKQLLEDPARLLLEV, from the coding sequence ATGAGCTTAGAAATTAAAGTACCAACCGTAGGTGAATCCATTACTGAGGTAACCTTGTCACAGTGGTTGAAACAAGATGGCGATTACGTTGAAATGGACGAAAACATCGCGGAATTGGAATCTGACAAAGCAACTTTCGAATTACCAGCTGAAAAAGCAGGTATCTTAAGAATCATTGCTCAAGAAGGAGATACTTTAGAAATTGGTGCTGTAGTATGTACTATCGAAGAAGGTGGTGCTCCTACTGGTGATGCAAAACCTGCTGCTGCTGCTGAAGAAAAAGCGAGTGCACCTGCCGCAACAGCAAATGTAGCTGATGAGAATCCTGATTCTTATGCTGCTGGTACAGCTTCTCCCGCTGCCGCAAAAATTTTAAGAGAAAAAGGAATTGATCCTGCAACTATTAAAGGCACAGGTAAAGAAGGGCGTATCACAAAAGAAGATGCTGAAAAAGCACAAGTAGCTCCTAAAGCTGTTGCGCCTGCTAAAGAAGCTCCGAAAGCTGCTGCTCCGGTTGCTGTAGCTGGTTCTCGTAATGAGCGTCGTGAAAAAATGACTTCTCTACGCAAAACGATTGCAAAACGTTTAGTTTCTGTAAAAAATGAAACGGCTATGTTAACGACTTTTAATGAAGTCAACATGCAGCCGATCATGGATTTACGCGCTAAATACAAAGATACCTTTAAAGAAAAACATGGTGTAGGTCTTGGATTTATGTCATTTTTCACTAAAGCAGTAACAACTGCTTTAAAAGAATGGCCTGCTGTAAATGCTAGAATCGAAGAAAACGAATTGGTATATTCTGATTTTGCAGATATTTCAATTGCAGTTTCTGCTCCTAAAGGACTTGTAGTTCCTGTACTTAGAAATGCGGAATCGATGTCATTACATGAAATCGAAAAAGGAATTGGGGCATTAGCTGTAAAAGCACGTGACAATAAATTAACGATTGATGAAATGACTGGTGGTACATTTACTATCACTAATGGTGGTGTATTTGGTTCAATGATGTCAACTCCGATTATCAATGCTCCTCAATCTGCTATTTTAGGTATGCACAATATCATTCAACGTCCAGTTGCTGAAAATGGTCAAGTGGTCATCCGTCCGATGATGTATATCGCTCTTTCTTATGATCACCGTGTTATTGATGGTCGTGAGTCTGTAAGCTTCTTAGTACGTGTAAAACAACTATTAGAAGATCCTGCTCGTTTATTATTAGAAGTGTAA
- a CDS encoding SufE family protein → MTINEIQDELIDDFSFFTDWMEKYEYIIQLGKEVPLISEEHKKDDYIIKGCQSKVWLFPEVKDGKVYFTADSDAIITKGLVSLMVKVLSGHTAKEIVEADLYFIDQIGLNEHLSPTRANGLLSMVKQMKLYALALQARG, encoded by the coding sequence ATGACTATTAACGAAATACAAGATGAATTAATTGATGACTTTTCTTTTTTTACCGATTGGATGGAAAAATATGAATATATCATTCAATTGGGGAAAGAGGTTCCATTAATCAGCGAAGAACATAAAAAAGATGATTACATCATCAAAGGATGCCAGTCAAAAGTGTGGCTTTTTCCCGAAGTAAAAGATGGAAAAGTGTATTTCACTGCCGATAGTGATGCTATCATTACAAAAGGACTGGTGAGTTTGATGGTAAAGGTGCTATCTGGTCATACAGCAAAAGAAATTGTGGAGGCTGATTTATACTTTATTGATCAGATAGGTCTAAATGAACACCTTTCACCCACTCGTGCTAATGGATTGCTATCGATGGTGAAACAAATGAAATTGTACGCTTTGGCTTTACAGGCGAGGGGATAA
- a CDS encoding cysteine desulfurase yields MEQKQLKDFDIDKVRADFPILKREVNGKPLVYLDNGATTQKSQSVIDAITHYYSDMNSNVHRGVHYLSQISTDAFEVTRRSIQAFINAKHEHEIIITTGTTHSINIIATCFGKVNIAAGDEIIISAMEHHSNIVPWQMLCEDKGALLKVIPMNDAGELDIKAYKKLFSEKTKIASFTYVSNSLGTINPVKEMIAIAHEHHVPVLLDAAQAIQHVKIDVQDLDVDFLAFSGHKMYGPTGIGVLYGKEDALNAIPPYQGGGDMIKEVTFEKTTYNELPFKFEAGTPNIEAGICLNAAIEYINAIGIDEIAAYEEELLSYAQEQLETVPGIRFIGTAAHKSSVISFLIDGTHPYDVGVILDKLGIAVRTGHHCAQPVMDRFEIPGTIRASFAFYNTKEEVDALVAGLKRAANMLV; encoded by the coding sequence ATGGAACAAAAACAATTGAAAGATTTCGATATAGATAAAGTTCGGGCAGATTTTCCCATTTTAAAAAGGGAGGTCAATGGAAAGCCTTTAGTTTATTTGGATAATGGAGCGACTACTCAAAAATCGCAATCTGTTATTGATGCAATTACACACTATTATTCAGATATGAATAGTAATGTACATAGAGGTGTTCATTATTTAAGTCAAATTTCTACAGATGCTTTTGAAGTGACCAGAAGGAGTATTCAGGCTTTTATTAATGCCAAGCATGAGCATGAAATCATTATCACTACAGGTACTACTCATAGTATTAATATTATTGCTACTTGTTTTGGTAAAGTAAATATTGCTGCTGGAGATGAAATCATTATTTCTGCCATGGAGCATCATTCTAATATTGTTCCTTGGCAGATGTTATGCGAAGATAAAGGAGCTCTGTTGAAAGTGATTCCTATGAATGATGCTGGCGAGCTGGATATCAAGGCCTATAAAAAACTTTTTTCAGAAAAAACCAAAATTGCTTCTTTTACTTATGTTTCAAATTCTCTCGGAACAATCAACCCTGTAAAGGAAATGATCGCAATAGCACATGAACATCATGTTCCTGTTTTATTAGATGCGGCTCAAGCAATCCAGCATGTAAAAATTGATGTTCAAGATTTAGATGTTGATTTTCTTGCTTTCTCTGGACATAAGATGTATGGACCGACTGGTATAGGCGTGTTATACGGTAAAGAAGATGCTTTAAATGCAATTCCGCCATATCAAGGTGGAGGAGATATGATTAAAGAAGTTACATTTGAAAAAACAACTTATAATGAATTACCATTTAAGTTTGAGGCTGGAACTCCCAATATCGAAGCAGGTATCTGTTTAAATGCTGCTATCGAATATATTAACGCTATTGGGATCGACGAGATTGCTGCTTATGAGGAGGAGTTATTATCTTACGCACAAGAGCAATTGGAAACTGTACCGGGAATTCGTTTTATTGGTACTGCAGCACATAAAAGTTCGGTTATTTCTTTCCTGATAGATGGTACTCACCCTTATGATGTGGGTGTGATCTTGGATAAATTGGGTATTGCAGTACGTACAGGTCACCATTGTGCGCAACCTGTAATGGATCGGTTTGAAATTCCAGGTACGATTCGTGCTTCTTTTGCATTTTATAATACAAAAGAAGAAGTAGATGCTTTAGTAGCTGGTCTAAAAAGAGCAGCTAATATGTTAGTTTAA
- a CDS encoding acyl-ACP desaturase — MQELPLNLPEGSRKEVMSYLEPFMLNEMSEYLKPVDEMWQPADFLPDASRDTFFDEIRDLQESARELPYDLVAVLVGDTITEEALPTYESWLTMVEDVEKNEQGGWMRWVRAWTAEENRHGDLLNKYLYLSGRIDMRQFEISTQYLIKDGFDIGTGADPYRNFIYTSFQELATNVSHRRVAGLSKKNGDKLLAKMCGVIAADEARHAKAYMSFISHALVVDPSEVMIAFEDMMRKKIVMPAQFLRESGEPQGEAFAHFSDAAQRLNIYTAIDYVDILKELNADWKIDQVSGLNEKGEKARDYLMRLPDRLLRLADRMKIPEKEYKFKWIYDQK; from the coding sequence ATGCAAGAATTACCTCTAAATTTACCCGAAGGCTCAAGAAAAGAAGTGATGAGCTACTTGGAACCGTTCATGCTGAATGAGATGAGCGAGTATTTAAAGCCTGTAGACGAAATGTGGCAACCAGCAGATTTTCTACCGGATGCTTCTAGAGATACATTTTTTGATGAAATTAGAGATTTGCAAGAGAGTGCGAGAGAACTTCCCTATGATTTGGTTGCTGTTTTAGTTGGTGACACCATTACAGAAGAAGCATTACCGACCTATGAATCCTGGTTAACCATGGTAGAAGATGTGGAGAAAAATGAACAAGGTGGCTGGATGAGATGGGTACGTGCTTGGACTGCAGAAGAAAATCGTCATGGAGACCTTTTAAATAAATATCTTTATTTATCAGGAAGAATTGACATGCGTCAATTCGAGATATCAACCCAGTATTTAATAAAAGATGGTTTTGACATTGGTACAGGTGCCGATCCTTATCGTAACTTTATCTACACTTCTTTTCAAGAATTAGCAACCAACGTTTCTCATAGACGTGTAGCTGGGCTATCTAAGAAAAATGGGGATAAGTTATTAGCAAAGATGTGCGGTGTAATTGCTGCAGATGAAGCACGTCATGCTAAAGCATATATGTCTTTTATATCTCATGCGTTGGTCGTTGATCCGAGTGAGGTGATGATTGCTTTTGAAGACATGATGCGCAAGAAAATTGTAATGCCAGCTCAATTTTTAAGAGAATCTGGAGAACCACAAGGCGAAGCATTTGCACACTTCTCTGATGCGGCTCAACGTCTTAATATCTATACTGCGATTGATTATGTTGACATTTTAAAAGAGCTTAATGCAGATTGGAAGATAGATCAAGTGAGCGGCTTAAACGAAAAAGGAGAAAAAGCACGAGATTATTTAATGAGACTTCCTGATCGTTTATTACGACTGGCAGATAGAATGAAAATCCCAGAAAAAGAATATAAATTTAAATGGATCTACGATCAGAAATAA
- a CDS encoding peptide MFS transporter has protein sequence MSKQGQQTLEQVQQFEGKYPKQIWSLFFSEMWERFCFYGMRGMLVFFMITQLNFAEKEANLQYGATQAFVYAFTFIGGLFADKILGFRKSLFWGGTLMIVGSALLATDPHQFFFFGLAFIIIGTGFFKPNISTMVGELYRSDDNRRDAGFSLFYAGINLGAFLGGYICVAIGKGYMLASVIDEAHRWNVAFGLAAVGMLISLINFHFTKFHLGPIGLKPGHPDAIVKVKELPKWAEYAVYIGTLLLIPLVQVMVSKTEYTDIFMYLIGPLTLIYLFYEMTKLNKVERNKLIAALVFILFSIIFWGIYEQSGGSLSIFAAKNLNDSILGGLFHLDPNGVNNSGGAFFIIILAPIFGLLWIWLSKRKMEPNTIIKFGLGFIFLGLGYYVLFGTKFFAQDGIASLDVFTLALLVITVGELCLSPIGLSIMTKLSPAKLQGIMMGMWFLASAYGQYVAGLIGASMAEAREGDSLADKLITYTDSYKQLGVYSLIAGIVLIALSPIVKKLMSGVK, from the coding sequence ATGTCAAAACAGGGACAACAAACATTAGAACAGGTTCAACAATTTGAAGGAAAGTATCCAAAGCAGATTTGGAGTTTATTTTTCTCCGAAATGTGGGAACGTTTTTGCTTCTACGGAATGCGTGGAATGCTGGTTTTCTTTATGATCACTCAGCTTAATTTTGCAGAAAAGGAAGCAAATTTACAGTACGGTGCCACACAAGCATTTGTATATGCATTTACATTTATCGGTGGATTATTTGCTGATAAGATCTTAGGATTTAGGAAGTCCCTTTTCTGGGGTGGGACTTTGATGATTGTTGGTAGTGCCTTATTGGCAACAGATCCTCATCAATTTTTCTTTTTTGGACTAGCCTTTATCATTATTGGTACTGGTTTCTTCAAACCTAATATTTCGACGATGGTCGGCGAACTATATCGATCTGATGATAATCGCCGTGATGCAGGATTCTCCTTATTTTATGCAGGTATCAATTTAGGAGCATTCCTCGGAGGTTATATCTGTGTAGCTATTGGAAAAGGATATATGTTAGCTTCCGTTATTGATGAAGCGCATCGTTGGAATGTAGCCTTTGGTTTAGCTGCTGTGGGTATGCTTATTAGTCTTATCAATTTTCATTTTACTAAGTTTCACTTGGGACCTATTGGTTTGAAACCCGGTCATCCAGATGCGATTGTTAAAGTCAAGGAATTGCCAAAATGGGCTGAATATGCGGTATATATAGGTACCTTATTATTAATTCCACTGGTACAGGTTATGGTTTCTAAAACGGAATATACGGATATCTTTATGTATCTGATCGGTCCATTGACACTAATCTACCTATTTTATGAAATGACAAAATTGAATAAGGTAGAAAGAAACAAATTGATTGCAGCTTTAGTTTTCATCTTGTTTTCTATCATTTTTTGGGGTATTTACGAACAAAGTGGTGGTTCATTAAGTATTTTTGCCGCAAAGAATCTGAACGATTCCATATTAGGAGGTTTATTTCATTTAGATCCAAATGGTGTAAACAACTCTGGAGGAGCATTTTTTATTATTATTTTAGCGCCAATTTTTGGGCTTTTATGGATTTGGCTATCAAAAAGAAAAATGGAACCTAATACCATTATTAAATTTGGATTAGGATTTATATTTCTTGGGCTGGGTTACTATGTATTATTTGGAACCAAGTTTTTTGCACAGGATGGTATTGCCTCTTTAGATGTATTCACCTTAGCACTTTTGGTGATCACTGTGGGAGAATTATGTTTGTCTCCTATTGGCTTGTCTATTATGACAAAACTATCTCCGGCCAAGTTGCAAGGGATCATGATGGGGATGTGGTTTTTGGCCAGTGCATACGGACAGTATGTTGCAGGTTTAATCGGTGCAAGCATGGCAGAAGCTCGAGAAGGAGATTCTTTAGCAGATAAATTGATCACTTATACAGATAGCTACAAACAATTGGGTGTCTATTCGTTGATTGCAGGGATTGTTTTAATTGCTTTATCGCCAATCGTGAAGAAACTGATGAGCGGAGTGAAATAA